In Nitrospirota bacterium, one DNA window encodes the following:
- the rpsU gene encoding 30S ribosomal protein S21: MEIKVYGKNIEKAIKDLKISLQKEGLFKELKRRRSYEKPSEKEKRKRIEARKKKSKALRFKRFGRD; the protein is encoded by the coding sequence TTGGAAATAAAAGTCTATGGGAAAAATATAGAAAAAGCTATAAAAGATTTAAAAATCAGTCTTCAGAAAGAAGGACTATTCAAAGAGCTTAAAAGGCGGAGATCTTATGAAAAGCCTTCTGAAAAAGAAAAGCGAAAACGTATTGAAGCCCGAAAGAAAAAGAGTAAAGCACTAAGGTTTAAAAGATTTGGACGGGATTGA
- a CDS encoding dihydroorotate dehydrogenase electron transfer subunit encodes MSRLFKASVIENRQVIKNHFLLTLHPLVKIGKPKPGNFFMISVDNCLDPLLKRPFSIHRWLGRDFQVLYRVTGKGTSILSNRKPGDILEIIGPLGNAFPSLRSDNKIIMVAGGLGIAPILGLAETINKYRPLCFYGARTHEELLCIDELISLGIEPVISTDDGSLGEKGNIVDVLNKYISSQSFKALPCLYACGPEPMLIALSDLAKKSNLKGYIALEQNMACGLGTCLGCVVNTTDGYKRVCREGPVFPINEVIWE; translated from the coding sequence TTGAGTAGATTATTTAAAGCATCTGTCATAGAAAACCGGCAGGTCATAAAAAATCACTTCCTTTTAACGCTTCACCCCCTTGTGAAAATCGGGAAACCGAAACCGGGCAATTTTTTTATGATCTCGGTAGACAACTGCCTTGACCCTCTGCTGAAGAGACCGTTCAGCATTCACCGCTGGCTCGGGAGGGACTTCCAGGTCCTCTATAGAGTTACCGGCAAAGGCACCAGTATTTTAAGCAACAGAAAACCCGGAGACATCCTGGAAATTATCGGCCCTCTCGGCAACGCCTTTCCTTCACTGCGCTCTGATAACAAAATAATAATGGTGGCCGGAGGACTTGGAATAGCGCCCATTTTAGGGCTTGCTGAAACAATTAATAAATACCGCCCTCTTTGTTTCTATGGCGCGCGGACACATGAGGAACTCCTGTGCATTGATGAATTAATATCCCTTGGCATTGAACCAGTGATTTCCACTGACGACGGGTCGTTGGGCGAAAAGGGAAATATCGTAGATGTCCTCAACAAGTATATATCTTCTCAATCATTCAAGGCCCTGCCCTGCCTTTATGCGTGCGGGCCGGAGCCTATGCTTATCGCGCTGTCTGATCTCGCAAAAAAATCCAATCTTAAAGGTTATATCGCCCTTGAACAAAATATGGCGTGCGGTCTGGGCACATGTCTCGGCTGCGTAGTCAATACAACGGACGGGTACAAAAGAGTTTGCAGGGAGGGCCCTGTGTTTCCGATAAATGAGGTCATATGGGAATGA
- a CDS encoding dihydroorotase, with product MKILIKNGRVIDPSNNLDGPHEVFIEGTKIKGLFPKGKGPKADRTIDASDCIVIPGLVDMHTHLREPGFEYKETIMTGTKAAVRGGFTTVCCMPNTNPVNDTISVTEFIIEKSLKEGSCTVYPIGAITKAQKSEELAELEAMKRSGCVAFSDDGRPVTNSLIMRRALEYSKIFDVPIISHCEDIYLSEGGVMNEGFVSTILGLKGIPKAAEEIMVARDIALCELTGGRLHIAHVSSEGSVNLIRDAKARGTNVTAETCPHYFSLTDEALMGYDTNMKVNPPVRTKKDVEAIKQGLRDGTIDVIATDHAPHHADDKIGEFDSAAFGISGLETALALGLQLVAEGTLDLKHLIAKMTTAPSKIMGIPKGALSADSDADIAVINLSNSFVVDSSKFLSKGKNSPFNGWTLKGTVEKTVSMGRIFDWI from the coding sequence ATGAAAATCTTAATAAAGAACGGCCGCGTAATCGACCCTTCCAATAATTTAGACGGCCCTCATGAAGTTTTTATAGAGGGGACCAAAATCAAGGGTTTATTTCCAAAGGGCAAAGGGCCTAAAGCAGACAGGACCATTGACGCCTCGGACTGCATTGTCATCCCCGGACTTGTTGACATGCACACGCATCTGCGTGAACCCGGTTTTGAATATAAGGAAACGATCATGACAGGGACGAAGGCCGCTGTAAGAGGCGGATTCACAACCGTTTGCTGTATGCCGAACACAAATCCTGTAAACGATACAATCTCGGTAACGGAATTCATTATAGAAAAGTCATTGAAAGAAGGTTCATGCACTGTCTATCCGATAGGGGCAATAACGAAGGCGCAAAAGAGCGAAGAGCTTGCCGAACTTGAAGCAATGAAACGTTCAGGCTGCGTGGCATTCTCAGACGACGGCAGGCCTGTGACAAACAGCCTCATAATGAGACGCGCCCTCGAATACTCAAAGATATTTGATGTACCCATAATCTCGCACTGTGAAGATATTTATTTATCTGAAGGCGGTGTGATGAATGAAGGCTTTGTTTCAACAATACTCGGCCTGAAAGGTATCCCTAAGGCCGCCGAGGAGATAATGGTGGCGCGGGACATCGCCCTCTGCGAGCTTACCGGGGGACGCCTGCATATTGCGCATGTGTCGTCGGAAGGTTCCGTAAACTTGATCAGAGACGCTAAGGCACGGGGCACAAATGTGACCGCGGAGACATGCCCGCATTATTTCAGCCTGACAGATGAGGCGCTGATGGGATACGACACAAACATGAAGGTCAACCCTCCGGTCAGGACAAAGAAGGACGTCGAAGCTATTAAGCAGGGTTTAAGAGACGGCACTATTGATGTAATCGCCACAGACCATGCCCCGCATCATGCCGATGACAAGATCGGGGAATTTGATTCAGCGGCCTTTGGGATCTCGGGACTTGAAACTGCGCTTGCATTAGGTCTTCAGCTCGTCGCTGAAGGAACTCTGGACTTAAAGCATCTCATCGCGAAAATGACAACAGCCCCTTCAAAGATCATGGGAATTCCAAAAGGCGCCCTGTCAGCGGACTCTGATGCCGACATCGCGGTAATAAATCTATCAAATTCATTTGTTGTTGATTCATCAAAATTTCTGTCAAAAGGAAAAAACTCTCCTTTTAACGGATGGACATTAAAGGGCACTGTTGAAAAAACTGTTTCAATGGGGAGAATCTTCGACTGGATATAA
- the greA gene encoding transcription elongation factor GreA: MQKFPMTPGGHQKLKDELDRLIKIERPQNIKAIAEARAHGDLSENAEYHAAKEKQSFLEGRIQELQSKIALAEVIDPSKITQSKVAFGAKVKVLDVDADEEYEFILVGTEEANIKERKISITSPVGRALIGKEPGDIAVVKAPARTIEYEILEITFE; the protein is encoded by the coding sequence ATGCAAAAATTTCCGATGACACCGGGCGGGCACCAAAAACTCAAGGACGAGCTTGACAGGCTTATTAAAATAGAACGCCCGCAAAATATTAAGGCAATTGCAGAGGCCCGGGCGCACGGTGACCTGTCTGAAAATGCGGAATATCATGCCGCAAAAGAAAAACAATCCTTCCTGGAGGGCAGGATACAGGAACTCCAGTCGAAAATCGCCCTTGCCGAAGTTATTGACCCGTCAAAAATTACCCAGTCAAAGGTCGCCTTTGGCGCGAAGGTGAAAGTCCTGGACGTAGACGCTGATGAAGAATATGAGTTTATTCTCGTCGGCACCGAAGAAGCAAACATCAAGGAGCGTAAGATATCCATTACATCACCTGTGGGCAGGGCGCTGATCGGAAAAGAACCCGGCGACATCGCAGTGGTAAAAGCGCCGGCAAGAACTATTGAGTACGAAATCTTAGAGATAACATTTGAGTAG
- a CDS encoding RNA-binding protein: MGKKLYVGSIPFQASEDALHELFSTVGEVESVKIITDAQTGQSKGFGFVEMVSEEDAGKAITSLNGTTFMERTIVVNEARPQAPRERRGGFGGGGRGGNDRGRGGFGGGPGGGSRGKGGAGQRRGRR, translated from the coding sequence ATGGGAAAAAAATTGTATGTAGGAAGCATTCCGTTTCAGGCTTCAGAGGACGCTCTTCACGAGCTCTTCTCAACAGTCGGTGAAGTTGAATCAGTAAAAATCATCACTGACGCACAGACCGGCCAGTCAAAAGGCTTCGGCTTTGTTGAAATGGTTTCGGAAGAAGATGCAGGCAAAGCTATTACAAGCCTGAACGGAACAACCTTTATGGAACGGACCATCGTTGTTAACGAAGCGCGTCCCCAGGCCCCGAGGGAAAGAAGAGGCGGTTTTGGCGGCGGCGGCAGAGGCGGTAACGACAGAGGCAGAGGCGGCTTTGGCGGCGGCCCTGGTGGCGGCAGCAGAGGTAAAGGTGGAGCAGGACAGAGAAGAGGGAGAAGATAA
- the carA gene encoding glutamine-hydrolyzing carbamoyl-phosphate synthase small subunit, which yields MKALLVLADGTVFEGLNFGAEGETIGEVVFNTSMTGYQEILTDPSYKGQIVAMTYSQIGNYGINEEDIESCMPNVEGFIAKEFYDFPSNWRSEKNLDQYLKENKKIGIQGLDTRALTKHIRDNGVQMGIISTTDLNPQSLLEKVRQHPGISALDLVKEVSTKQAYKWTTGLWKLQKSEVRSQKSEGKSNSSPSVVVYDFGIKMNILRHLFNAGFDVTIIPAQTPAEEALNMDPDGIVLSNGPGDPQVVTYAIDAAKKLIGKKPILGICLGHQILGLALGGTTYKLKFGHHGGNHPVMDLSTRKVEITSQNHNYCVDVKSLGGQVELTHKNLYDGTEEGMRHVELPIFSVQHHPEAGPGPNDSGYIFKRFRNLIGK from the coding sequence ATAAAGGCCCTTCTGGTGCTCGCTGACGGAACTGTCTTTGAAGGATTGAATTTCGGCGCTGAGGGAGAGACCATCGGCGAGGTTGTCTTCAACACCTCGATGACCGGCTACCAGGAGATACTCACCGACCCGTCCTACAAAGGACAGATAGTTGCCATGACATATTCGCAGATAGGAAACTACGGCATAAATGAAGAGGACATCGAATCATGTATGCCGAACGTTGAGGGTTTTATTGCCAAGGAATTTTATGATTTCCCAAGCAACTGGCGTTCGGAAAAAAATCTTGATCAATACCTGAAGGAAAATAAAAAAATCGGCATCCAGGGCCTCGACACAAGGGCGCTGACAAAACACATCAGGGACAACGGCGTGCAGATGGGGATAATCTCAACAACCGACCTAAACCCTCAAAGCCTTCTGGAGAAAGTACGACAGCATCCGGGAATTTCAGCATTAGACCTTGTTAAAGAGGTGTCCACAAAACAGGCGTACAAGTGGACAACCGGACTGTGGAAATTACAGAAGTCAGAAGTCAGAAGTCAGAAGTCAGAAGGGAAAAGCAACTCGTCACCTTCTGTTGTTGTTTACGACTTTGGAATTAAGATGAACATACTCCGCCATCTTTTTAACGCGGGGTTTGATGTCACTATCATTCCCGCTCAAACGCCTGCGGAAGAAGCGCTTAACATGGACCCTGACGGAATTGTTTTAAGCAACGGCCCCGGAGATCCGCAAGTTGTTACATACGCTATTGATGCGGCAAAGAAACTCATCGGCAAAAAACCCATCCTCGGCATCTGCCTGGGTCATCAGATATTGGGCCTTGCGCTCGGAGGGACAACGTACAAACTTAAGTTCGGCCATCACGGAGGAAATCATCCGGTGATGGACCTGTCAACAAGGAAAGTCGAGATCACTTCCCAGAACCACAACTACTGCGTAGACGTGAAAAGCCTCGGAGGACAAGTGGAACTGACTCACAAAAATCTCTATGACGGGACCGAGGAAGGAATGCGGCATGTTGAACTGCCGATATTTTCCGTGCAGCATCATCCCGAAGCCGGGCCCGGCCCGAATGATTCGGGTTACATATTTAAGAGATTCCGGAACTTGATAGGAAAATAG
- a CDS encoding aspartate carbamoyltransferase catalytic subunit: MFKAKDLLGIKELTPEEIYHILDTASNFKDVLKRDIKKVPPLRGRTVVNLFFEPSTRTRISFELAAKRLSADVINFSITTSSVVKGETLKDTALTIKALGADFVVIRHASAGVPHFLSRLLDISVINAGDGANEHPTQALLDLFTVLSYKRKIKGLTIAIIGDITHSRVARSNIYAFTKLGAKVRLICPPTLLPSEVNNLEVEVFDNLEEGLKKADVVMALRLQLERQSKGFFPTLEEYFNLYGLTSERLKLAKDDAIVMHPGPMNRGVEIESDVADGTQSVILEQVTNGLAVRMAVLYLLAGVKK, translated from the coding sequence ATGTTTAAAGCAAAAGACCTTTTAGGCATAAAAGAACTTACACCTGAAGAGATCTATCATATCCTCGACACGGCATCCAATTTCAAAGACGTTCTTAAAAGAGACATAAAGAAAGTCCCGCCGTTGAGAGGCAGGACCGTTGTCAATCTCTTTTTCGAGCCGTCAACAAGGACCAGGATTTCCTTTGAACTTGCAGCCAAGAGATTGAGCGCGGACGTTATAAACTTTTCCATCACGACAAGCAGCGTTGTAAAAGGCGAAACACTAAAGGACACCGCACTTACGATCAAGGCATTAGGCGCTGACTTTGTAGTGATCCGGCATGCCTCGGCAGGCGTCCCGCATTTCCTGAGCAGGCTTCTTGATATTTCAGTGATCAACGCGGGCGACGGCGCAAATGAACATCCCACTCAGGCCCTGCTTGATTTATTCACGGTGCTGTCTTACAAGAGAAAGATCAAAGGACTCACTATCGCGATCATTGGAGACATAACTCACAGCAGGGTCGCGCGCTCCAATATATATGCCTTTACAAAACTCGGCGCAAAGGTCAGACTGATCTGCCCTCCTACCCTGCTTCCATCGGAAGTCAACAACCTCGAGGTTGAGGTCTTTGATAATCTGGAAGAAGGTTTGAAGAAGGCAGACGTTGTCATGGCGCTCAGGCTTCAATTAGAACGTCAAAGCAAGGGTTTCTTCCCGACGCTTGAGGAGTATTTTAATCTTTACGGCCTCACATCCGAGCGGTTAAAACTCGCAAAGGACGATGCTATTGTCATGCATCCCGGCCCCATGAACAGGGGAGTTGAAATTGAATCGGATGTCGCTGACGGGACGCAGTCGGTGATTCTTGAACAGGTGACCAACGGTCTCGCTGTCAGAATGGCTGTTTTATATCTTCTTGCAGGAGTGAAAAAATGA
- the pyrR gene encoding bifunctional pyr operon transcriptional regulator/uracil phosphoribosyltransferase PyrR: MTKKILDNDDIIRAIRRMAHEIVEKNKGIENICLVGIQKGGVVLARRLASEVETIEDTHIDVGALDITFYRDDLNTKEEQPIVKKTDIPCTINNKTVVLVDDVLYTGRSIRAAMDALIDFGRPAQIQLAVLIDRGHRELPIRADYVGKNIPTSFNDRVEVFLEEKGKKDKVVLVSGQ, encoded by the coding sequence ATGACTAAAAAGATATTGGACAATGACGACATCATCCGCGCCATTAGAAGAATGGCACATGAGATCGTCGAAAAAAATAAGGGTATTGAGAATATCTGCCTTGTCGGGATACAAAAAGGCGGCGTGGTCCTCGCCAGGAGGCTTGCCTCTGAAGTCGAAACGATTGAAGACACCCACATAGATGTAGGGGCGCTCGATATCACCTTTTACAGGGACGACCTCAACACCAAAGAAGAACAGCCCATAGTAAAAAAGACCGACATCCCCTGCACTATTAATAATAAGACTGTCGTCCTTGTTGATGATGTCTTATATACCGGCAGGAGCATCAGGGCCGCGATGGATGCGCTTATTGATTTCGGAAGGCCCGCGCAGATCCAGTTGGCGGTATTGATCGACAGGGGACACAGGGAGCTCCCGATCAGGGCTGATTATGTCGGCAAAAATATCCCTACATCGTTTAATGATAGGGTTGAAGTATTCCTTGAAGAAAAAGGCAAGAAGGACAAGGTTGTTTTGGTGAGCGGACAATAA
- the carB gene encoding carbamoyl-phosphate synthase large subunit, with product MPKRTDIKSILLIGSGPIIIGQACEFDYSGTQACKALREEGYKVMLVNSNPATIMTDPETADITYIEPLTVDILEKIIEKERPDAILPTMGGQTALNLAVELYEKGILDKYKVELIGAKIPAIKKGEDRELFKEAMSKIGLETPKSRHVNSIEDGIKATEYLGFPLILRPSFTLGGTGGSIAYNMDEFKDNLYKALQLSPVHQVLVEESVLGWKEYELEVMRDNKDNVVIICSIENFDPMGVHTGDSITVAPAQTLTDKEYQIMRDASIAIIREIGVDTGGSNIQFAVNPDNGRMIVIEMNPRVSRSSALASKATGFPIAKIAAKLAIGLTLDEIPNDITKETPASFEPTLDYVVVKFPRFAFEKFPEADATLTTQMKSVGEAMSIGRTFKESLHKAIRSLEIDSYGFEPLNADMDETKKKLKVPGWDRIWYITHALRKGMSIEEIFELTQIDPWFLFNVKQIVEFEEHFSAEVQKSKSAEGEKKLPALLRQAKEYGFSDRRLAKMLGMDEVALRKYRIENGIIPVYKMVDTCAAEFKAYTPYLYSTYEKPFIRGIGNQGLGVSEKTPNPQPLTPNPSVECEANPTDRKKVVILGSGPNRIGQGIEFDYCCVHAVFALRELGYETIMVNCNPETVSTDYDTADRLYFEPLTFEDVLNIVEIEKPIGVIVQFGGQTPLKLAVPLEKAGVKILGTSPDSIDMAEDRKRFKQILHKLDLRQPESGTAMCVDEAIDVAHIIGYPVMVRPSYVLGGRAMEIVYDEESLKGYMKRAVTASPEHPILIDKYLEDAIEIDVDAISDGNSVIIGGIMEHIEEAGIHSGDSACSMPPYSLTQDITENIKTFTKALAMELKVIGLMNIQFAVKGKDIYILEVNPRASRTIPYVSKSIGVPLAKMAAKAMVGKSLAEMGFTSEVKISHFTVKEAVFPFDRFKGVDPLLGPEMKSTGEVMGIDQDFGRAYAKAQASASNTMPVSGKVFISVKDKDKQHIAPMAGKLASLGFSIIATKGTADYLKKHGLSVERVSKVGEGRPDIVDYIKNNEINFIINTVTGTKAQKDSFTLRESALQYKVPYTTTIAGARATINAIEMLLKERINIKSLQEYHHIKL from the coding sequence ATGCCAAAAAGAACAGACATAAAAAGTATCCTGCTCATAGGTTCAGGCCCCATAATCATCGGTCAGGCGTGCGAGTTTGATTATTCAGGAACGCAGGCCTGCAAGGCCCTGCGCGAAGAAGGTTACAAAGTAATGCTTGTCAACTCTAATCCTGCCACGATTATGACTGACCCGGAAACGGCAGATATAACTTACATCGAACCGCTTACAGTTGATATCCTTGAGAAAATAATCGAGAAAGAGCGTCCCGACGCGATTCTTCCGACAATGGGCGGACAGACCGCGCTGAACCTTGCGGTCGAGCTTTATGAAAAAGGCATACTTGATAAATACAAGGTTGAGTTGATCGGCGCGAAAATCCCTGCTATTAAAAAAGGCGAGGACAGGGAATTATTCAAAGAGGCCATGTCAAAGATCGGTCTGGAAACCCCGAAGAGCAGGCATGTTAATTCCATTGAAGACGGCATAAAGGCGACCGAATACCTCGGTTTTCCGTTGATACTGAGGCCTTCATTTACGCTGGGCGGCACAGGTGGAAGCATAGCCTACAACATGGATGAATTCAAGGACAATCTCTACAAAGCCTTGCAGCTCAGTCCCGTGCATCAGGTGCTCGTGGAAGAATCCGTTCTCGGCTGGAAAGAATACGAGCTTGAGGTCATGCGCGACAACAAAGACAATGTCGTGATCATCTGCTCGATAGAAAATTTTGACCCGATGGGCGTTCACACAGGCGATTCCATTACTGTCGCGCCTGCGCAGACACTGACCGACAAGGAATACCAGATCATGCGTGACGCCTCGATAGCCATCATCCGTGAGATAGGAGTTGACACCGGGGGGTCCAACATCCAGTTTGCAGTCAATCCTGACAACGGCCGGATGATCGTTATTGAAATGAACCCGAGGGTGTCCAGAAGCTCGGCGCTTGCGTCAAAGGCAACAGGGTTCCCTATCGCAAAAATTGCTGCAAAACTCGCAATCGGCTTAACGCTCGATGAGATACCGAATGACATTACCAAGGAAACACCCGCGTCTTTCGAGCCTACGCTGGATTATGTAGTTGTTAAATTCCCCCGTTTCGCGTTTGAGAAATTTCCCGAAGCTGACGCTACACTTACTACACAGATGAAGTCTGTCGGCGAGGCGATGTCAATAGGAAGGACCTTTAAAGAATCTCTTCATAAAGCGATCCGCAGTCTTGAGATCGACAGTTATGGATTCGAGCCGTTAAATGCGGACATGGATGAAACGAAAAAGAAATTAAAGGTCCCCGGTTGGGACCGCATATGGTACATCACTCACGCCTTGCGCAAGGGAATGAGCATTGAAGAAATATTCGAACTGACGCAGATTGACCCCTGGTTTTTATTCAATGTTAAACAGATTGTGGAGTTTGAAGAACACTTCAGCGCGGAAGTACAAAAGAGCAAAAGCGCAGAAGGCGAAAAGAAACTCCCCGCCCTTTTGCGGCAGGCAAAAGAATACGGCTTCTCTGACCGCAGGCTTGCAAAAATGCTTGGCATGGATGAAGTTGCTTTGAGAAAATACCGGATAGAAAACGGGATAATTCCTGTATACAAAATGGTTGACACCTGCGCCGCTGAATTCAAGGCATACACCCCGTACCTTTATTCGACATATGAAAAACCGTTCATAAGAGGGATTGGGAATCAGGGATTAGGGGTTAGTGAAAAGACCCCCAACCCCCAACCCCTAACCCCTAACCCCTCTGTAGAGTGCGAGGCCAATCCTACGGACAGGAAAAAGGTTGTTATCCTCGGTTCGGGTCCGAACAGGATCGGGCAGGGGATTGAATTTGACTACTGCTGCGTCCACGCTGTTTTTGCCTTAAGAGAACTCGGCTACGAAACGATAATGGTCAACTGCAATCCCGAAACAGTCAGCACTGACTATGATACTGCTGACAGGTTGTACTTCGAGCCGCTTACTTTTGAGGACGTTCTCAATATTGTTGAGATTGAAAAACCCATAGGAGTGATCGTACAGTTCGGCGGACAAACGCCTCTGAAGCTTGCCGTTCCGCTTGAAAAAGCAGGCGTGAAAATCCTCGGCACATCCCCGGATTCTATAGACATGGCCGAAGACAGAAAGAGATTCAAACAAATACTGCACAAGCTCGATCTCCGCCAGCCTGAAAGCGGGACCGCCATGTGTGTTGATGAAGCCATTGACGTGGCGCATATCATAGGTTACCCGGTCATGGTCAGGCCTTCTTATGTCCTTGGCGGGAGGGCCATGGAGATCGTTTATGACGAAGAGAGCCTCAAGGGTTATATGAAGAGGGCTGTCACCGCTTCTCCTGAACATCCGATCCTTATAGATAAATACCTTGAAGACGCGATAGAGATTGACGTTGACGCCATCTCCGACGGAAACAGTGTAATTATCGGCGGCATCATGGAGCACATAGAAGAGGCAGGCATCCACTCTGGAGACTCCGCGTGTTCAATGCCCCCCTATTCTCTCACACAGGATATTACTGAGAACATTAAAACCTTCACAAAGGCGCTTGCCATGGAGCTGAAAGTTATCGGCCTTATGAATATACAGTTTGCCGTGAAAGGCAAAGATATCTATATACTTGAAGTAAACCCGAGAGCCTCACGCACAATCCCTTACGTAAGTAAATCTATCGGCGTCCCGCTTGCGAAAATGGCGGCAAAGGCCATGGTGGGAAAATCACTCGCTGAAATGGGTTTTACGTCTGAGGTGAAAATATCACACTTTACGGTTAAAGAGGCGGTCTTCCCCTTTGACAGATTTAAGGGAGTCGATCCGTTATTGGGACCTGAAATGAAATCAACCGGCGAGGTCATGGGCATTGACCAGGATTTCGGAAGGGCTTATGCAAAGGCGCAGGCTTCAGCAAGCAATACAATGCCTGTAAGCGGTAAGGTCTTCATCAGCGTTAAAGATAAAGACAAGCAGCATATTGCTCCCATGGCGGGCAAACTCGCTTCTCTCGGTTTTTCGATCATTGCCACAAAGGGGACAGCAGACTATCTCAAGAAGCACGGACTAAGCGTTGAGAGGGTCAGCAAGGTCGGTGAAGGACGCCCTGATATCGTTGATTACATAAAGAACAACGAGATAAATTTCATAATAAACACCGTTACCGGCACAAAGGCACAGAAGGATTCATTCACTCTCAGAGAAAGCGCGCTTCAATATAAGGTCCCTTACACAACCACGATTGCCGGCGCGCGCGCAACTATAAACGCAATTGAGATGCTGCTGAAAGAGCGGATCAATATAAAGTCCCTGCAGGAATATCATCATATTAAGTTGTGA
- a CDS encoding flagellar hook-length control protein FliK: MTNLPDVNAVQQFNTPSAAAPQGDNQLTDSKFASLVNKEIKSHEAIISNHETTNAPADSSNNAQTKEASDANPDKPDKAPCQCVQSGDKLNNKDESVESGEDPVLKNGSENGLKIGEILMDVLNIAATVAISPDDSQINLVNKTEDSNVTGEQAHPLESITGPEVSAESGLKMGALLSDLMKAAIAASAKDPNGDPIAQSSSEAANKGEEGGSENKKATGDIKNAGDLLAALTQGDKKEPADTDVNKLLKQAAEHADKCDTEINSQRPANSQDGSADLNSQGGRKGPEDFQNKTQLEIVRGLNNEGGPKHNADNSAKTLLEITGGLNNADGPKHNADNSAKTIKVELPADSVNLLNQSNVKIEAGKPVEGAMPANAARQAELNQILDKVVYVVKGNKLGVTLKHDNLGKLDINLSMEKGVVNVQINTSERVVRDYIENNIQYIVDSLAKDGVSVGGFSVALKDNRDNEQNVFVINNKQGHDDGEVIKREAKISPVSGLVSVFA; the protein is encoded by the coding sequence ATGACAAATTTACCGGACGTAAACGCGGTCCAGCAGTTCAATACACCATCTGCCGCAGCTCCCCAGGGAGACAATCAATTAACAGATTCCAAATTTGCTTCCCTCGTGAATAAAGAAATCAAAAGTCATGAGGCAATCATCAGTAATCATGAAACAACTAACGCCCCTGCAGATTCAAGTAATAATGCTCAAACAAAAGAAGCATCAGATGCCAACCCTGACAAACCGGACAAGGCTCCATGTCAGTGCGTTCAATCCGGGGACAAATTGAATAATAAAGATGAATCAGTTGAGTCAGGGGAAGATCCCGTATTGAAAAATGGATCTGAGAATGGATTAAAAATAGGCGAAATACTTATGGACGTACTCAACATTGCGGCAACAGTTGCCATAAGTCCGGATGACTCACAGATCAATTTGGTGAATAAAACTGAAGATAGCAATGTGACAGGTGAACAGGCCCATCCTTTAGAAAGTATTACCGGGCCGGAGGTTTCCGCTGAAAGCGGTTTGAAGATGGGCGCTTTATTGTCTGATTTAATGAAAGCTGCAATTGCCGCGTCTGCAAAAGATCCCAATGGTGATCCAATCGCCCAGAGCAGCAGTGAAGCGGCAAATAAAGGTGAGGAAGGGGGCAGCGAAAATAAAAAGGCAACGGGCGATATCAAAAACGCGGGGGACCTTTTGGCGGCTTTGACACAAGGTGATAAAAAAGAGCCTGCTGATACAGATGTTAATAAGTTATTAAAACAGGCTGCGGAACACGCTGATAAATGTGATACTGAAATTAATTCTCAAAGACCCGCAAATTCGCAGGATGGTTCCGCGGACCTGAATTCTCAGGGCGGCAGGAAAGGTCCTGAGGATTTTCAAAACAAGACTCAGCTTGAGATCGTCAGGGGATTAAATAACGAAGGCGGTCCAAAACATAATGCTGACAATTCCGCGAAGACCTTGCTTGAAATCACCGGGGGATTAAATAATGCAGACGGTCCAAAACATAATGCTGACAACTCTGCCAAGACCATAAAAGTTGAATTGCCGGCTGACAGCGTTAATCTTTTAAATCAATCGAACGTGAAAATTGAGGCAGGCAAACCGGTTGAAGGGGCCATGCCCGCCAATGCAGCAAGGCAGGCGGAATTAAATCAAATACTGGACAAAGTGGTCTATGTTGTAAAAGGCAATAAGCTCGGCGTTACCCTTAAACATGACAACCTCGGAAAGCTCGATATAAATCTCAGCATGGAAAAGGGCGTGGTGAATGTCCAGATCAATACATCTGAAAGGGTAGTGAGGGATTATATCGAAAACAATATCCAGTATATTGTCGACTCCCTCGCAAAAGACGGCGTCAGCGTCGGGGGTTTTTCAGTGGCGCTGAAAGACAACAGGGACAATGAGCAGAATGTTTTTGTTATAAATAATAAACAGGGCCATGATGACGGAGAAGTCATAAAGAGGGAAGCAAAAATAAGCCCGGTCAGCGGACTTGTAAGTGTGTTCGCATAG